In Thermoplasmata archaeon, the genomic window GAGGGTACGCCGCTGGCCGACCCGGCCGCGCCCTAGCGTGCGGAACGGGCGCCCGGCGTCGAGGGCGCGGCCGGGCGCGAGGGAATTCGACTCACCCGCCGGTCGAGTCCCGGCGATCGGCAGATTCCCGGTTCGCGTCGGTCGCTGCCCTGGGCTGGATCCCTGGAACCGGACCAAGGTTCAGGCGTCCTTTCGCGAAGCGGCCTCGGTGACACCCGTCCGACCCCGACGGTTCGATACGGGCCTTCCTCCGCCGCCCCCCATCATCGGATGAATTAGATAGAGCAAGAATCGTCTCCCGTCACGAATGGTGCCCCCGGGAACCCGGCGCCTCTCGGCGATCTTCTTCGTTGACATGATCCGGTACAGCGCGCTCAGCCAGCGCGACGAGCCGCTCGCCCTCGAATATGCGCGCGACCTTCAGGCTCGGGTCCGACGTCAGGTCGAAGGGCATCGGGGCCGGTTGATCAAGACCCTCGGAGACGGCGCCCTCGCTGAATTCGAGAGCGCGCTGGAGGCGACCGAATGCGCCGTGGAACTTCAGCAGGAGTTGTCCGCGTCGAATGCGAGCCGGCCGGGACCCAAGCTCGAGGCGCGGGTCGGCATCCACGTCGGGGACGTCGTCCACGAGGGGGACGACGTCCTGGGAGATACGGTCAACATCGCCGCACGGATCGAGCCGCTGGCAGAACCCGCGGGCGTAGCGTTCAGCGGGACCGTCTTCGAGCAAGTGGCCCGCAAGATTCCCTACACGGCGACCCAGCTCGAGCACGTCCTCCTGAAGAACATCGACACGCCCATCGCCGTCTACAGCCTCGACCTTCCCTGGCACGCCGCTCCCGCCGCCGGCATTACGCCGTTCACCGATCGGACCACGGAGCTGGAGGGCCTTCGCGAGGCGGTCGCGCGGGCCGCCCAGCAGCACGGAGCCATGGTGTCGATCGTGGGCGAATCGGGAGTCGGCAAGACCCGACTTTCCGACGAGGCGTTCCGTCTGGCGGCCCGCCAGGGGTTTCGGATCGCCCGGGCGCGCGGGTTCGAAAACGTCCAGATCGGCCCATACGCGCTGTGGGCCCAGCTCGCTCGCGAGCTTCTCCGGGACGCCCCCTCGCTCACAGTCCATCAGGCCGCCGAAGGATGCGCCCGCGAGCTCGCGAGCCTCGTTCCGGAGATGGCCGAGCGGCTCGGTCCCCTCCCTCCGCAGCCGGCACTCGCTCCCGACGCGGCGCGCCTCCACTTCTTTACCGGGATCTCCCGTTTTCTCGAAAACCTCGCACGGCAGGCCCCGCTCGCGCTCCTGCTGGACGACCTCCAGTGGGCGGATCCGGAAACCTTCGCGTTGCTCCAGCATCTCAGCCAGCGAATCGGAGAGGTCCCGGTCCTGGTGGTGCTGACCTATCGCGACCAGGAGCTGAACGCGGACGACCCCCTGCTCCGCGGCCTCCTCGACCTGCGGATGAAACGGATACTCACCGAGATCCCGCTGCGCCGCCTCGGCCCTCACGACACCCGCTCCATGGTGGAAGCCGCCCTTCGAGGGGCCCAGGTCGCTCCCGATCTGCCGACGTCGATTGCGGAGAAGACCGGCGGAAATCCGCTCTTCGTCGAGGAGGTATTGCGGTCCCTCACCGAAGAGGAAGGGCTGGTCCGGACACCGGCCGGCTGGACGATCCGGCCCGGGTCGACGATCACGATTCCCTCGACCGTGCGGGAGACGGTCCTGCGGCGGATCCGCCGACTCGGGCCAGAGCTCCAGGGGGTACTCGAGTCGGCCTCGGTCCTGGGCAACGAGTTCGAGTTCGACCCTTGGACGGAGCTCTGTGGCATGGACGAGACTCGTTTGCTCTCTCTCGCGGAGGCCGGCCTGCGCGCACGGCTTCTCGTCGAGCGCGAGGTTTCCCCCGGGCGGGTCGTCTACCGCTTGGCCGACGAGCAGGTCCAGGCGGTGCTCTACGGGACGCTCTCGCTCGTCCGTCGACAACGTCTTCACCGTCGGGCCGGAGAGATCCTGGAGGCGCGACTGGGAGCTCAGGCCGACGATCGGGCGGCCGAGCTAGCGCAGCATTTTTTGCGGGGCGACCGTCCCGAGAAGGCCTTCGAGTACTTCTTCCGCGCCGGCACCCGGGCCCGGGAGGTCTTCGCGCGCGACCGGGCGATCGACGCATATCGACAGGGGGCGGAGCTGGTGGATCGCGCCCTCGCCTCGGCTCCGGGCGATGCCGACTGGGA contains:
- a CDS encoding AAA family ATPase, with amino-acid sequence MVPPGTRRLSAIFFVDMIRYSALSQRDEPLALEYARDLQARVRRQVEGHRGRLIKTLGDGALAEFESALEATECAVELQQELSASNASRPGPKLEARVGIHVGDVVHEGDDVLGDTVNIAARIEPLAEPAGVAFSGTVFEQVARKIPYTATQLEHVLLKNIDTPIAVYSLDLPWHAAPAAGITPFTDRTTELEGLREAVARAAQQHGAMVSIVGESGVGKTRLSDEAFRLAARQGFRIARARGFENVQIGPYALWAQLARELLRDAPSLTVHQAAEGCARELASLVPEMAERLGPLPPQPALAPDAARLHFFTGISRFLENLARQAPLALLLDDLQWADPETFALLQHLSQRIGEVPVLVVLTYRDQELNADDPLLRGLLDLRMKRILTEIPLRRLGPHDTRSMVEAALRGAQVAPDLPTSIAEKTGGNPLFVEEVLRSLTEEEGLVRTPAGWTIRPGSTITIPSTVRETVLRRIRRLGPELQGVLESASVLGNEFEFDPWTELCGMDETRLLSLAEAGLRARLLVEREVSPGRVVYRLADEQVQAVLYGTLSLVRRQRLHRRAGEILEARLGAQADDRAAELAQHFLRGDRPEKAFEYFFRAGTRAREVFARDRAIDAYRQGAELVDRALASAPGDADWEARGVQVYEAMGNEQYELAAFVDARTSYLRGSALAGARDPVGAARLLALDAESLERTNDYSGAQGELTAAEAMLERIAPDARHEAWWTAWKEVQWALFDVMYWLHDTAGRERVLARLGPAVEQRGIPDERVSFCYLQARHGWRRDRTVTDETFRFAQSAREIREAQRSLRGEAETDTEHDFMLGFFQYWHGDFEESRAAFQKTIEYAQKVRDVTLISRALNYLLATERRRGNVAEVRRLVPSAREAAQKASLPEYEAFADANDAWIRWRSGEYDRVDVLGQSALRTWANLPERYPVDWMALWPMIALSLSRQETGRAIDLARGLLAPSQEPLPPALHTLVSEAVRATESASESQAAEMLSRAVEMAERAGFL